GCGCGTTGGCGCTCTTCTTGACTGTGCTTGCGCCGGCGGTGGTCGAACTCGCCGTGCTGCCGCTGGAGCCGCTGGAAGCATCGGCGGCTGGCGTCATGACGAAGTCGCTCAGCGGGTGCCCGCCGACGGTCTCGGCGTCACCGGCCTTGAGCGCGTAAGGAACTGAGACGAGCAGCACGCGCGGCTGCTCCGCTTCCTGCTCCACCTGTACGCCCAGCCAGCGCGCTTCATTGCTGGTGAACAGCTCCATGGGCACGCCGTCTTTGGAATTGGCGCCCAATAAGACGCTGTAGTGGCCGCCGGGACGCAGGATGACGTTCTGCACTTCCTGCCACAAGGGCGCGCCGCCGGTTGCGTCCTTGTACAGTGCAAAGGTGATGCCAAGCGTTCGATTCGTTGGCGAATGATCATGCCCGGTAAGGGTGCCGGCGACGCGCACGTAGCGCGGCACAATCGGATTCGAGGCCTGTTGCGCACCCAAGAAGACGGAGCAGAAAACGAGCAAGGTCGCCGTTAACAGACGATGCATAACTCTCCTTTGGCCGGCCCGGAATCCGGAATGAAGATAGGACGGTGTGTCTGGGCTCGCGGCACTCAAGTGGGATTAGGTGACCGGATTCTGTAGGCAGAGAGCACCCGCCGTCAACGGCAAATCCGCCCCTACCTTGTTACCAACGGGCTATGTCAATCGAATCAAGATTTTGCTGCGCCACTGTCGGTGTCGGTGAAGAGTGTCCCGACGCCGACCGGCAGACAGTCGCAAGTAAGCGGCGGCATTCAGGCGAAATCGTGCTCAACGGGCGGAATGCAAACTTGCCAGTCAACTGTGCCGCATGCCAGGCGCGGACGCCGACGTCAGAATCCGTTCCGATTCGCAGGGGATACTAGATCGCAGCGGCACGCAGTTGCTTGGAAAACAGTCCACCGTCAAACCACGCTTAAATGCCGCGCATGAAGAAGAACAGAGTGTGGAGGAGGATAGCCACATCCATGAAGAAATTGCGGTTGCGGATGTAGTAGAGATCGTACTCGATATTTTCGTGGATCAGCAGCGCGCGGTCGGCGCTGAGCTGCCAGAGGCCGGTGATGCCAGGTTTCACCTGAAGGCGCTGGCGATGGCGCGGCGTGTAGGTGTCTACGATGAAGGGCATCTCCGGGCGCGGGCCGACAAGCGACATCTCGCCGCGCAGGACATTGATGAGCTGAGGAACCTCGTCAAGGCTGGTGCGCCGCAGAAACCGGCCCATGCGGGTAATGCGCGGATCCTCGGAAGCCAGCGGCGAATAGCCGTAGGCGGGCACGTCGGTATACATGGTACGGAACTTGTAAAGGTCGAATAAGACAAGATCCTTGCCAACTCGCTTCTGCACGAATATTACCGGACCCTTGGAATCGATCTTCACGAGGACGGCTATGATCGCGCACACAGGCGCAAACAGCACCGACAGGAGAAATGCGAGCACGAGGTCAGCTACGCGCTTGGTGAAACCGTAAAAGATGCGCTGCGAAGGCCCGCGCAGGGAGGCCAGCAGGAGGCCGTCAATGTCGGCGTGTTCGATGAGCGAGTCGAATGGGACGTGGTGATTGGGGACGAAGGCGAGTTCGGCGCCAGCGGCCGCGGCGGCATTGAACACCTCGATGAATTTATCCCGCGCCAGCGAGGGAATAGCAACGACAACCATGCCGACGCCGTTTTCAACCAAAAACTCGCTGGTGATCGGTCCGGAGACGATGGGCACGGAACGCTGGCGGCGGTACGCCAGTTCGAAAACGCGCGCGCCGACGGTGGCGGGATCGTCGTCAATCATGAGGACCGGATCAAGGCCGAGCTTGGGAGAGCGCGCAAGAGCCGAAAATACGCGACGCCCGGTGTGGCTGGCGCCATAGATGAGCACTTTACACACGCCGAACCCCTTGAGGTGGAGGGCACGAACGACAACGTAAACGAATTGCTTCTCGGCAATCAGGGCCGAGGGAACCAGGACCGTGGCGACCAGGAACTGCGCGACGGGAAACGGCGCCCTGGCGAAATAGCAAATGAGGAACAGCAGCAGGAACAGCAGAGCCGAGACGCGCAATATGCGCTCGGTCTCTTTGACGCGCAGCAGCCCGTTCCCGCGGCTGTAGGCATCTTCACGGTCGAGCATGAGCACGAAGATGATCGACAGACTGAGGGTAGCGGCCAACAGCTGGACGGGCTGGTAGATTACTACTGGGTTGGGGGAAAAAAACCCGGCATTGTAAGCGAGATGCAAAGCTCCAAAAACGGTGATGAAGTCGGCGGCAAGCTCGAGCAGGGTCAGGACCTTTTCGAATTGAGTCGGCAGGCTGGACTTGGCGCCGGAGCGGGGGACAACGGCTAGAGTTGGCAGCGCCGTTGAACGACGAAGCCTGTTCGCATCAACTTCCGCTCCGTAACTGCCCATGAAAATAACTCCTCCGGCAACACTAAGGTGGAAACAGCGGGAAACAGCTCGGAACCGAGTCGCAAGAAGATTGAAACTATCGATTGGATCGCACAGCTTACATCAGTTTGATGCGGCACTCAATGAGAAATTTCTATCGAGAGCAGCAGTAATAAGAAGGATGGAATCCGAGCGCGTCGAGTCGCTCCCCCGTTCTACTTTCCGAACAGACCCGCACGTGCGGCGTTCCCGCATAGGGCTGTTCCCGAAAGTAGCTCGCGCATGCTTTTCGGGCAGCGCAGGGATGCGTGATAGGCTCGATCACGGTCTGCGGATTTCTCGTAAGGAAGCATTGTGCTTGCAACAACCTACCTCTCCGCGTTACAGTTTGCTGATCGCCACAAAATGTGCCGCTGCAGGCCGGTGAGTGAATAACTCTGGTGGGAGGGAAGTGAAGTCACTTAGTAGCAGCCGCGCATCCGGACTCTCCGAGCGCGCATCCAGCGCACGCAGGCAGATGCAGGGCAATCCGTGAGTGATAACTTAGGAGACTATTTCCGGGGAAGCGAGGGTGTATGTCGTTGAAAAAGGTGCTGGTATGTGGCGCGGGCGGGTTTATCGGGAGCCATATGGTCAAAAGGCTCAAGCGCGAGGGATTCTGGGTGCGCGGTGTCGACCTGAAACATCCTGAGTTTAGGCCGTCTTCGGCTGACGAGATGGTGATCGGCGATCTGCGCGATGCGCGCACCTGGGAGCACGTCTTGGACACGCAATTCGACGACGTGTATCAGTTCGCCGCCGACATGGGCGGCGCCGGTTACATCTTTACCGGCGAGAACGATGCCCACCTGATGCACAATTCGGCAATGATCAACCTGCACATGGCCGATTACGGGATCAAGTGCAGGGTCAGGAGGGTATTCTATTCCTCGTCGGCCTGCATGTATCCGGCTTATAACCAAAAGGATGCGAAGAATCCCCAATGCGAAGAATCAAGTGCGTATCCGGCGGAGCCCGATAGCGAGTACGGCTGGGAGAAACTGTTCAGCGAACGACTGTACTTGGCATTTCATCGCAACTGCGGCTTGGATGTTCGCGTGGCCCGCTTCCACAACATCTTCGGTCCGGAAGGGACTTGGACAGGGGGACGGGAGAAAGCGCCGGCGGCCCTGTGCCGCAAAATCGCGGAGCAGCCTGATGGCGGCGAGATCGAAATGTGGGGTGACGGTGAGCAGACCCGCTCATTCCTCTACATCGACGAGTGCATCGAAGCCGTCGGCCGGCAGATGAACTCGAACTTCATGGGTCCGGTGAACATCGGCTCCGAGGAGATGGTGACCATCAACCAGATGGCGCAGATGATCATGGAGATTGCCGGCAAGAAGCTGAGCATTAAGCACGTGCCGGGTCCCACTGGTGTACGCGGGCGCAATTCGGACAACCGGCTCATTCGCGAAAAGCTCCAGTGGGCGCCCTCGCAAGCGCTGCGCGATGGTTTGCGCAAGACGTATCCGTGGATCGAACGACAGGTGCAACTCACGATGAAGCCGCAAGTGGCCGCGACGCTAACGGCGGCCACCGGACAGCAGACACTCCGCCGTAAGGAGCGCGTCGCGGCTCATTAAAATCAGCAATAAAGCAAGCAGAGGCCGCTCGCGGGAGCGGCCTCTGCTAATTGGGTGCGGCTTCAGGTGCGACGTAAAGTGTCGTCACGCTGTAAGTACTGACGGTGGTAGTAGTCGCGATAGCTGCCGTTCCGGCAGCGTCCGAGCCAGTCGACATGCTCAATGTACCACTTAACGGTGAGACAGAGGCCCTCTTGGAAAGAGACCGCCGGCGACCAGCCAAGCTCGCAGCGAAGCCTGGAGCTCTCGAGTGCGTAGCGGCGGTCATGCCCGGGCCGGTCCTGCACGAAACGGATTAGAGATTCGGGCTTGGCCAGCAGGCGAAGGATGGAGTGCACCACTTCCAGATTGGTGCGGGGAGCTACGTCTCCAATATTGTAAATCTCGCCGGCACGTCCGCTTTCCAGGACGCGAGCAATGGCGCGGCAATTGTCTTCCACATAGATCCAGTCGCGCACATTCAGACCGTCACCGTAAACTGGCAAGGATTTGTCTTCGAGGGCATTGGCAATCATCAGGGCGATGAGTTTTTCGGGGAATTGGTAGGGACCATAGTTATTGCTGCAGCGAACGATCACGGCGGGAAATCCAAAGGTATGGTTGTAACTCAGCACCAGCAGGTCGGCAGCGGCCTTGCTAGCGGCGTACGGGCTGGAAGGATGGAGGGGATCTGCTTCGGAGAAGGTCACGCCAACGGGTGCGCTGCCGTACACCTCGTCGGTGCTCACCTGGAGAAAGCGACTGAGATTGTGGCGTCGGCCAGCTTCCATCAGAACCTGAACGCCGAGGACATTGGTGCGCAAGAAGGGGTATGGATCCTCGATGCTGCGGTCAACGTGCGTCTCGGCCGCAAAATTAACAACCGCGTCGAGACTCTCTCGGAAGACCGATTCGACCAAGGCCTGATCGGAAATATCGCCTTGGACGAAAAGATAACGCGAAGCAAATGGAGAGCCTTCGCCAACATCGGCGAGATTCTCGAGGTTTCCCGCGTAGGTCAATTTGTCTAAGTTAACGATGTAGACGTCGGGATGATGAAGAAGCATGTAGCGGATGAAATTGGATCCGATAAAACCGGCACCGCCGGTAACGAGAATTCTCAAGGTGTACGGTTCTCCTATTGAGGATTGCGTAAGATGGTTACTGTAGGAGCAGGTTTGCCTGTTGCCCCGAACCTGCGTCATACGCATGTACAAACTCGAGTACCCGCCAGCGTTTTCCGCAGCTTGGCAGGCACAGCCAAATTCCCAGATCACATCCACCGAAGCCGCTAGGTAGCGACTGCTTGAGCGTGGGCATTGTCGTCGGGGTTATCAGCGTCGGGTTTGCGCATCTTGTTGGCGCCGCTCTGAGCGACCATGTTCCAAGCCCGCAACAAGGAGTCGAAGGTACCAGCGTCGGTCCACCACCCGTCCAAAACGCTGTAGGTTAGCGCACCTTCAGCAACGTACAAGTTATTAACGTCAGTAATTTCCAACTCTCCGCGCCAACTCGGCCGCACCTGGCGGATTTTGTCGAAGACTCCGTTGTCGTATAGGTACATGCCGGTAACGGCATAGCGGGTCTTCGGCTGCTTGGGCTTCTCCTCGATGCGGACGATCCGGCTGCCGCAAATCTCGGGGCAGCCGAAACGCTCGGGATCATCCACTTCCTTTAGGATGACATGAGCTCCGCTGGGTTGCTGACTGAACTGCTGTACCGCAGTGGTGATGTTATTCTCGATCAGGTTATCGCCAAGGACCACGCACACGCGGTCCCCGGCGACGAAATGCTCCGCGTACGCGAGGGCGTCGGCAATTCCTTTGTTACCGCCCTCCTGGTAAGCGAAGGCGATATGTTTCAGACCGAAAGGGGCGCCGTTGTCGAGCAGGCGAAGAAACTCCCCCGCACTCTGACCACCCGTGACTACCAAGACGTCAGTTATGCCAGCGTTCACCAGCGTCTGAATGGGATAGAAGATCATGGGCCGGTTGTAGACCGGCAGCAAGTGTTTATTGGTCACGCGGGTGAGAGGATAGAGACGAGACCCAGTGCCTCCCGCAAGAACGACTCCCTTAATCGGTGCCACGGTAGTTGTAACTCCTGTCAAGCAAAGCGGCGATGAGCAAGCAGGAACATGCCCCAGAACTGATTGCCCAAGGCGCCGCCAGATGGTCGGATTTCGTCAGCGCGCTAGACACGGGAACGCGGCGAGCCAGTTGGCGCATGGGGCATGCTGGCAGCGAAGCGTTTCAGGCCGAGTGATTCGAGAGACAAGTAGTATAGGAACCGGACTATGTTGACCAGGTAGCGACGCCAAAGCCGGCGCGGCTCGAGGCAAAGGCGGAATAACCATTCTAAACCGTGATCGCGCATCCAGCTAGGCGCCTGCCGTAATTTGCCACTGTGGATATCGAATGCCTGGCCCACTCCGATCAATATCGGAACAGCGAGCCGTGTGCGGTGTTCGTACATCCAGCGTTCCTGTTTCGGACACCCCAGGCCGACCCAGACCACGTCCGGTGCGGTGCGATTGATGGTGTCAACCACCTGTTGGTCTTCCGCGGGCGTCAGCGGCCGAAATGGGGGAGAGTATGTGCCGACGACGCGCAACCCGGGAAAGCAGCGGGCCAAGGCAATGGCCAGTTCATCGGCAACGCCGGGCGCACCACCATAAAAGAAGTGGGTAAGATCGCGAGTGCCATCCCGGCGGCAGACCTCGATCATGAGTTCCGGACCGTAAACGCGGCGGCTGAGGGCAAACCCGCGCTGGCGGCCGATCCAGACCAGAGGCGTGCCGTCGGGCACGCAGAGCTCGGACGTGTTCAGGACGAGTTTGAATTCCTCATCGCGCTGTGCCTCGGTGATGCCGTGGATGTTGGTCACTGCGATGTAATGGCAGCGGCGCTCACACCCGGAGCGCCACGCCGAGGCCCATTCCTGCATCTGTTGGAGGACGCTGGGGATTTGGACGGCATCAACGCGGACTCCCAAAACCTGAAAGGAATCGTGGCTTGGCATAAAGTGTTCTTTAGGAGCAGTGGGTCTCGGCACTTGCTGAACGCCCAAGGACAAACGCAATTGCCTCACGGAAGCCGTGGACCATCCGCTCATTGCTCCAGCATGCGATCCGCGCGAGCGCCTGTTGCGACAAACGGTCACGCAGCGCAGGAGACGCCAAGAGTCGCTCCATGGCAGCGGCCAGCGCCGCAGAATCGCGCTCAGGAACGATAAAGCCGGTGATGCCATCCTGGACGAGTCCACCTGCAGCGGCACCAACAGCATCACTGGCGATTACGGGGACACCCTGATTCATAGCCTCGTTGACAACCAACCCCCACGGTTCCTTGCCGGTTGGCGTCGTGACCGATGGGAGGATAATGGCATAGGCAAGCGCGTAATATGCCGGCGTTCGCTCCGGTGGAACGTGGGAGCAGAAGCGAACGCGAGCGCCGAGTCCGAGTTGCGCGGCCTGCGCCTGC
This DNA window, taken from Terriglobia bacterium, encodes the following:
- a CDS encoding exopolysaccharide biosynthesis polyprenyl glycosylphosphotransferase, with amino-acid sequence MGSYGAEVDANRLRRSTALPTLAVVPRSGAKSSLPTQFEKVLTLLELAADFITVFGALHLAYNAGFFSPNPVVIYQPVQLLAATLSLSIIFVLMLDREDAYSRGNGLLRVKETERILRVSALLFLLLFLICYFARAPFPVAQFLVATVLVPSALIAEKQFVYVVVRALHLKGFGVCKVLIYGASHTGRRVFSALARSPKLGLDPVLMIDDDPATVGARVFELAYRRQRSVPIVSGPITSEFLVENGVGMVVVAIPSLARDKFIEVFNAAAAAGAELAFVPNHHVPFDSLIEHADIDGLLLASLRGPSQRIFYGFTKRVADLVLAFLLSVLFAPVCAIIAVLVKIDSKGPVIFVQKRVGKDLVLFDLYKFRTMYTDVPAYGYSPLASEDPRITRMGRFLRRTSLDEVPQLINVLRGEMSLVGPRPEMPFIVDTYTPRHRQRLQVKPGITGLWQLSADRALLIHENIEYDLYYIRNRNFFMDVAILLHTLFFFMRGI
- a CDS encoding NAD-dependent epimerase/dehydratase family protein; this translates as MKKVLVCGAGGFIGSHMVKRLKREGFWVRGVDLKHPEFRPSSADEMVIGDLRDARTWEHVLDTQFDDVYQFAADMGGAGYIFTGENDAHLMHNSAMINLHMADYGIKCRVRRVFYSSSACMYPAYNQKDAKNPQCEESSAYPAEPDSEYGWEKLFSERLYLAFHRNCGLDVRVARFHNIFGPEGTWTGGREKAPAALCRKIAEQPDGGEIEMWGDGEQTRSFLYIDECIEAVGRQMNSNFMGPVNIGSEEMVTINQMAQMIMEIAGKKLSIKHVPGPTGVRGRNSDNRLIREKLQWAPSQALRDGLRKTYPWIERQVQLTMKPQVAATLTAATGQQTLRRKERVAAH
- the rfbB gene encoding dTDP-glucose 4,6-dehydratase, which produces MRILVTGGAGFIGSNFIRYMLLHHPDVYIVNLDKLTYAGNLENLADVGEGSPFASRYLFVQGDISDQALVESVFRESLDAVVNFAAETHVDRSIEDPYPFLRTNVLGVQVLMEAGRRHNLSRFLQVSTDEVYGSAPVGVTFSEADPLHPSSPYAASKAAADLLVLSYNHTFGFPAVIVRCSNNYGPYQFPEKLIALMIANALEDKSLPVYGDGLNVRDWIYVEDNCRAIARVLESGRAGEIYNIGDVAPRTNLEVVHSILRLLAKPESLIRFVQDRPGHDRRYALESSRLRCELGWSPAVSFQEGLCLTVKWYIEHVDWLGRCRNGSYRDYYHRQYLQRDDTLRRT
- a CDS encoding NTP transferase domain-containing protein; protein product: MKGVVLAGGTGSRLYPLTRVTNKHLLPVYNRPMIFYPIQTLVNAGITDVLVVTGGQSAGEFLRLLDNGAPFGLKHIAFAYQEGGNKGIADALAYAEHFVAGDRVCVVLGDNLIENNITTAVQQFSQQPSGAHVILKEVDDPERFGCPEICGSRIVRIEEKPKQPKTRYAVTGMYLYDNGVFDKIRQVRPSWRGELEITDVNNLYVAEGALTYSVLDGWWTDAGTFDSLLRAWNMVAQSGANKMRKPDADNPDDNAHAQAVAT
- a CDS encoding WecB/TagA/CpsF family glycosyltransferase, with product MPSHDSFQVLGVRVDAVQIPSVLQQMQEWASAWRSGCERRCHYIAVTNIHGITEAQRDEEFKLVLNTSELCVPDGTPLVWIGRQRGFALSRRVYGPELMIEVCRRDGTRDLTHFFYGGAPGVADELAIALARCFPGLRVVGTYSPPFRPLTPAEDQQVVDTINRTAPDVVWVGLGCPKQERWMYEHRTRLAVPILIGVGQAFDIHSGKLRQAPSWMRDHGLEWLFRLCLEPRRLWRRYLVNIVRFLYYLSLESLGLKRFAASMPHAPTGSPRSRV